A window of the Xiashengella succiniciproducens genome harbors these coding sequences:
- a CDS encoding DUF2007 domain-containing protein, translated as MEKNPEPRPVVVFSGSQMEVAIIQTLLEDNEIEFFLQDEFIGTMAPWYAEGGGAGSVKIVVADSDVEKAQVVIEEYYKNIRQ; from the coding sequence ATGGAAAAGAATCCTGAACCACGTCCGGTTGTTGTCTTCTCAGGTTCACAAATGGAAGTTGCGATTATCCAGACTCTGCTTGAGGACAATGAGATTGAGTTCTTCTTGCAGGATGAGTTTATCGGCACTATGGCGCCATGGTACGCCGAAGGAGGTGGAGCCGGCTCTGTCAAGATTGTTGTAGCTGACAGTGACGTCGAAAAGGCTCAAGTCGTAATAGAGGAGTATTACAAAAATATCCGTCAGTAA
- a CDS encoding efflux RND transporter periplasmic adaptor subunit, which produces MENIKKLFRNKYITYGLLILVGLILGRILFNAPKAHEGHQHEHTEEATVWTCSMHPQIRQDKPGKCPLCAMDLIPLVSSGGSAEIDPEAIQLSEEAIALAGIQTSRVSRQQAEKALYLYGAIAADERSSRSQVAHIGGRIEKLFVSFTGERIKEGQVLALIYSPELLRAQQELLEAVKREAEFPELAEAARAKLSLWKLDKSQIEAIESAGKANPYIEIRADFNGIVTGKHVNQGDYVDKGTPLFTVSDLSSVWALFDAYQGDLPFLKNGDNVEFQTQALPGKTFSGKISFIEPVVDGNTRSSKVRVDVSNQGGELKPGMYLNGTVRAKMQNSEGHIIVPASAVLWTGKRSIVYVKQQETETPAFMLREIELGPSLGDAWVVLSGISEGEEIATKGVFSIDASAQLAGKRSMMNVNIPEAHVGHSAHDGHAAHSDVHSGHAATSEHTSSSVTHHDHKDHDGEHTSHHNASHSDPKNRTNTSDHRQDNQHLVLKVSGNCGMCKENIETAASGVDGVKSAVWDMDTKELHLQLDVQKTGLEQVSRTIADVGYETELHPADMDAYNALPACCQYKSN; this is translated from the coding sequence GCACCCCCAAATACGACAGGACAAACCCGGCAAGTGTCCACTCTGTGCTATGGACCTTATCCCCCTGGTGAGCAGTGGGGGATCTGCAGAAATAGATCCTGAGGCTATACAGCTTTCAGAGGAAGCTATTGCTCTAGCAGGTATTCAAACTTCAAGAGTGAGCCGTCAGCAAGCTGAAAAAGCACTTTACCTATACGGTGCTATAGCAGCTGACGAACGTAGCTCCAGATCACAGGTTGCCCATATCGGTGGCAGGATAGAGAAGCTGTTTGTTAGTTTTACCGGTGAAAGAATAAAGGAAGGGCAAGTGCTGGCTCTTATCTATTCACCTGAACTGCTAAGGGCTCAGCAGGAACTCTTAGAAGCTGTAAAGAGAGAGGCTGAGTTTCCCGAGCTGGCTGAGGCAGCAAGGGCAAAACTTAGCCTTTGGAAGCTTGACAAGAGCCAGATAGAAGCTATCGAAAGTGCCGGAAAAGCAAATCCCTACATTGAAATCAGGGCTGACTTCAACGGTATTGTAACCGGGAAGCATGTCAACCAGGGAGACTATGTTGACAAAGGGACCCCACTATTTACTGTTAGTGATCTCTCAAGTGTCTGGGCTTTGTTTGATGCATATCAGGGGGATCTGCCCTTCCTCAAAAATGGAGATAATGTGGAGTTCCAGACCCAGGCTCTGCCCGGCAAGACCTTCAGTGGAAAAATCTCCTTTATTGAACCGGTAGTTGATGGAAACACCCGGAGTTCAAAGGTCAGGGTAGATGTAAGCAATCAGGGAGGAGAACTAAAACCGGGAATGTACCTCAACGGAACAGTCCGGGCCAAAATGCAAAATAGTGAAGGTCACATCATTGTTCCTGCCTCAGCTGTACTGTGGACAGGCAAACGCTCAATAGTCTATGTAAAGCAGCAGGAAACTGAGACTCCGGCATTTATGCTGAGGGAGATAGAACTTGGTCCTTCCCTGGGAGATGCCTGGGTAGTTCTGTCAGGTATCAGTGAGGGAGAGGAAATAGCTACCAAGGGTGTATTCTCCATTGATGCAAGTGCTCAACTTGCAGGAAAGAGAAGTATGATGAATGTGAATATACCTGAAGCTCACGTTGGTCACTCAGCACATGATGGACATGCCGCACACTCTGATGTTCATTCAGGTCATGCTGCTACTTCGGAACACACATCATCTTCTGTAACTCATCATGATCATAAAGATCATGATGGAGAGCACACATCACATCACAATGCATCTCATTCCGATCCTAAAAATCGGACAAATACTTCAGACCACAGGCAGGACAATCAACATCTGGTTCTTAAGGTCTCAGGCAATTGTGGTATGTGTAAGGAAAATATTGAAACTGCCGCATCGGGAGTTGACGGTGTCAAATCAGCCGTGTGGGATATGGATACTAAAGAATTGCATCTGCAGCTTGATGTGCAGAAAACAGGACTTGAACAGGTGAGCAGGACAATAGCTGACGTAGGTTATGAAACCGAATTGCATCCTGCTGATATGGATGCATATAATGCACTTCCTGCCTGTTGCCAATACAAGAGTAATTAA